The proteins below come from a single Ictalurus furcatus strain D&B chromosome 15, Billie_1.0, whole genome shotgun sequence genomic window:
- the sall4 gene encoding sal-like protein 4: MSRRKQSKPQHINSEEPGSSENGVLQDVHTEDGHETKRCRMEETRVCEKCCAEFFDEMEFLEHERNCTKSQQVVIMKDGEGGEIPLEFSQRSPEFQSDHSDGRSSSNSQSKHSTESADTVEDALNLNGDGDSKQSQEDMSNSIDVGYMAVSKLQDSNVTLEAMPATRVAVTQHSSSSSTQKSPSPLSQDALHAIPMILEQLVSLQQQQLQQIQLTEQIRIQVAMMTPQSVQSAMGATVDPLKALGAHLSQQLSAAAALIGKRTGTQSLSLEALKQGKLPQSSSIPTSHAGSVGSIPLKTDTIKGLPDLANRLPALLPQSPAVMAFQSPFTNLAANLDPSKKCKNKLHGIAEVKNGGGEQMYKHKCKFCGKTFGNDSALQIHLRSHTGERPFKCNICGNRFTTKGNLKVHFQRHKDKYPHIKMNPHPVPEHLDNIPTNNGIPYGMSVPMEESNILDNKPVLGLPSTGIHSSSVLQGFKPSFDVPVTGDLYTQRPSSSGSDGASISSGMFGNDVGLDQSKESSDALSSLHQMNGSGVLSENGSGTAKLQQMVDGLEKRTNDPNECLICHRVLSCQSSLKMHYRTHTGERPYKCKICGRAFSTKGNLKAHYGVHRANTPLKMQHSCPICQKKFTNAVVLQQHIRMHMGGQIPNTPLPENQYEGPETMESSVTEKNIDASGLEESMEEQDVDFDNQENTNSSEPTPTYAAKVDQPFNGSPAMFTGIAALENHMKSLTSSLNLQRQSSTASESDGGPKESPSTAGDLDYKNGRSPVVSDSASFHSSSPIDGQLENGQSKSPESLNPDDLAVGAARVESDGAQDFSETNGALDLTSSYSTKAIKEEPGLSFSSGEYSAGHMPFMRVPPSLVKLEMPIPSENPIGASNQHGSQPSQATGTPPSSSSAPRRSAKQHLCNVCGKNFSSASALQIHERTHTGEKPFACTICGRAFTTKGNLKVHVGTHMWNNSTRRGQRLSLENPMALMAMGAESKMIPDMLQPPKDLISSPMNFDPSVWNQYAAAFSNGLAMKANEISVIQNGGIPLPGSLAGGPFVGSTGGLLKMDSHSGIPGTVAEMEKNGSESVVKSQFSHFMEEGKVN; the protein is encoded by the exons ATGTCGCGACGCAAGCAGTCCAAACCGCAGCACATCAACTCGGAAGAACCCGGTTCATCAGAAAACG GGGTTCTACAAGATGTCCATACAGAGGATGGGCATGAAACCAAGAGGTGTCGAATGGAGGAAACAAGAGTCTGTGAAAAATGCTGTGCTGAGTTCTTTGATGAAATGGAGTTTCTTGAACATGAGAGAAACTGCACTAAGAGTCAACAGGTTGTAATTATGAAGGATGGGGAGGGGGGTGAAATACCACTCGAGTTCTCGCAACGCTCTCCTGAATTCCAAAGTGATCACAGCGATGGGCGGTCTAGCAGTAATTCTCAGTCAAAGCACAGCACGGAGTCTGCCGACACCGTTGAGGACGCGTTGAATTTAAACGGAGACGGTGACTCAAAACAATCCCAGGAGGATATGTCCAACAGCATTGACGTTGGTTACATGGCGGTGTCCAAATTGCAGGACTCCAATGTTACTCTTGAAGCCATGCCTGCCACCAGAGTAGCTGTAACTCAGCACTCATCTAGTTCATCTACTCAGAAGTCTCCCTCACCGTTGTCTCAAGATGCCCTTCACGCAATACCCATGATCCTTGAGCAGCTGGTTAGTCTTCAGCAACAGCAACTGCAGCAGATCCAGCTGACTGAACAGATTCGGATCCAAGTAGCCATGATGACACCACAGAGCGTCCAGTCTGCAATGGGAGCCACCGTGGATCCGTTGAAGGCACTTGGGGCACATCTTTCCCAGCAACTTTCAGCTGCTGCTGCTCTAATCGGAAAACGTACAGGCACACAGAGTTTGTCGTTGGAGGCTCTCAAACAAGGCAAATTACCCCAATCCAGTAGCATTCCCACATCGCATGCTGGAAGTGTTGGCTCCATACCCCTGAAGACCGATACAATCAAAGGGCTCCCAGATCTAGCAAACAGACTTCCTGCTTTACTTCCACAATCGCCAGCAGTTATGGCATTCCAGAGCCCGTTTACTAACCTTGCAGCAAACCTAGATCCCTccaaaaaatgcaaaaacaagctGCATGGCATCGCAGAGGTGAAGAATGGCGGTGGTGAGCAGATGTACAAGCATAAATGCAAGTTCTGTGGAAAGACCTTTGGGAATGACAGTGCCTTGCAGATTCATTTACGCTCACACACTGGTGAAAGACcatttaaatgtaacatttgtGGAAACCGTTTCACAACTAAAGGAAACCTTAAAGTGCATTTCCAGAGGCACAAAGACAAGTACCCACACATTAAAATGAACCCACATCCTGTACCAGAGCACCTAGACAACATTCCTACTAACAACGGCATTCCATATGGCATGTCGGTGCCCATGGAAGAATCAAATATTTTAGACAACAAACCAGTGCTTGGACTCCCGTCCACAGGTATCCACTCCTCATCAGTGCTCCAGGGATTCAAGCCTTCTTTTGATGTTCCAGTGACTGGGGACCTCTACACACAAAGACCCTCCTCATCTGGCAGTGATGGTGCATCCATTTCATCAGGCATGTTCGGTAATGACGTTGGACTGGACCAGAGCAAAGAATCCTCAGATGCACTAAGTAGCCTGCATCAAATGAATGGTAGTGGTGTCCTCAGTGAAAATGGGTCCGGCACAGCCAAGCTTCAGCAAATGGTGGATGGCCTGGAGAAGAGGACCAATGACCCCAATGAATGCCTCATCTGCCACAGAGTGCTGAGCTGTCAAAGTTCCCTTAAGATGCATTACCGTACCCACACAGGTGAGCGACCCTACAAGTGTAAGATATGTGGCAGAGCCTTTTCTACTAAGGGCAACCTTAAGGCCCACTATGGTGTCCACAGGGCAAACACTCCCCTTAAAATGCAACACTCTTGCCCAATTTGTCAGAAAAAGTTTACCAATGCTGTTGTGCTCCAGCAGCATATTCGAATGCACATGGGTGGCCAAATTCCCAACACTCCATTGCCCGAGAACCAATATGAGGGCCCTGAAACGATGGAGTCCAGTGTGACTGAGAAGAACATTGATGCAAGTGGGCTTGAGGAGAGCATGGAGGAGCAAGATGTGGATTTTGACAATCAAGAGAATACAAACAGCTCAGAGCCTACTCCTACATATGCTGCCAAAGTGGATCAGCCGTTCAACGGCTCACCTGCCATGTTCACTGGAATTGCTGCCCTAGAGAACCATATGAAAAGCCTCACGTCATCTTTGAACTTGCAGCGGCAGAGCAGTACTGCGTCTGAGAGTGATGGCGGGCCCAAAGAGTCACCATCCACAGCTGGAGACTTGGACTACAAGAATGGACGCAGTCCAGTTGTATCAGATTCTGCTTCATTTCACTCCTCATCGCCAATAGATGGCCAACTGGAGAATGGacagtcaaaatctccagaatCTCTAAACCCAGATGATTTGGCTGTAGGAGCTGCCAGAGTGGAGTCTGATGGAGCTCAAGATTTCAGTGAAACAAATGGAGCCCTGGATTTGACTTCCAGTTACAGTACAAAGGCCATCAAAGAAGAGCCGGGTCTGTCATTTTCCAGTGGAGAATATT CTGCTGGGCATATGCCATTCATGAGGGTGCCTCCAAGCCTGGTTAAGTTGGAAATGCCAATTCCTTCTGAGAATCCAATTGGTGCCAGTAATCAGCATGGGTCACAGCCATCCCAGGCTACAGGAACTCCACCGTCCAGCTCGAGTGCCCCTCGCCGCTCTGCCAAGCAACATCTGTGTAACGTATGTGGCAAGAACTTCTCCTCGGCCAGTGCGCTGCAGATCCATGAACGTacacacactggagagaaacccTTTGCTTGTACCATCTGTGGTAGAGCTTTTACAACGAAAGGAAACCTCAAG GTCCATGTTGGAACACACATGTGGAATAATTCAACAAGGCGTGGCCAGCGTTTGTCTTTGGAAAACCCTATGGCGTTGATGGCCATGGGTGCCGAGTCCAAGATGATCCCGGACATGTTGCAGCCCCCGAAAGATTTGATCTCCTCACCGATGAATTTTGACCCATCGGTATGGAATCAGTATGCTGCTGCTTTCTCGAATGGGCTGGCCATGAAAGCCAATGAAATTTCAGTCATCCAAAATGGAGGAATCCCACTCCCTGGAAGCCTTGCTGGAGGCCCTTTTGTTGGCTCCACAGGAGGCTTGTTGAAGATGGACTCTCATTCGGGCATTCCGGGGACGGTTGCTGAAATGGAAAAGAATGGCTCGGAGAGCGTTGTAAAATCacagttttcacattttatggAGGAGGGCAAAGTGAATTAA